In the genome of Hymenobacter cellulosivorans, one region contains:
- a CDS encoding rod shape-determining protein → MGFFNFLTSDIAIDLGTANTLIIHNDIIVVDEPSIIAKDRTTNKVIAVGRQAQQMHEKTHDNIKTIRPLKDGVIADFHAAEEMIKGMIKMIDTRRRLFQPSHRMVICIPSGITEVEKRAVRDSAEHAGAKEVWMIQEPMAAAIGIGIDVEQPIGSMIIDIGGGTTEIAVIALSGIVCDQSIKTAGDVFNQDILDYMRRQHNLLIGERSAERIKIEVGAALTELDVTPPDFEVRGRDLMTGIPKVIKVTSSEIAIALDKSVAKIEEAVLKALEISPPELSADIYENGIHLTGGGALLRGLDKRLAVKTKLPIHIAEDPLRAVVRGTGKAIKDIQAFKGVLLT, encoded by the coding sequence ATGGGTTTCTTCAACTTCCTTACCAGCGACATCGCCATTGACCTGGGGACGGCCAATACGCTCATTATTCACAACGATATTATCGTCGTGGATGAGCCGAGCATCATCGCCAAAGACCGTACAACGAATAAAGTAATTGCCGTGGGCCGGCAAGCGCAGCAAATGCACGAAAAGACCCACGACAACATCAAAACCATCCGGCCCCTGAAAGACGGCGTAATTGCTGACTTCCACGCCGCCGAGGAAATGATAAAGGGCATGATTAAGATGATCGACACGCGTCGTCGTCTGTTTCAGCCCTCGCACCGCATGGTTATCTGCATTCCCTCAGGCATCACCGAAGTAGAAAAACGCGCCGTGCGTGACTCCGCCGAACACGCCGGAGCCAAGGAAGTGTGGATGATTCAGGAGCCCATGGCCGCCGCCATCGGCATCGGCATCGACGTGGAGCAACCCATCGGCTCGATGATTATCGACATCGGGGGCGGTACCACCGAAATTGCGGTTATTGCCCTGTCAGGTATCGTTTGCGACCAGTCCATCAAGACGGCCGGGGACGTGTTCAACCAGGATATTCTGGACTACATGCGCCGGCAGCACAACCTGCTGATTGGGGAACGGAGCGCCGAGCGGATCAAAATAGAAGTGGGTGCGGCCCTGACCGAGCTCGACGTGACGCCGCCCGACTTCGAGGTGCGCGGCCGGGATTTGATGACCGGTATTCCGAAGGTTATCAAGGTAACCTCGTCTGAAATTGCCATTGCCCTGGACAAGTCGGTAGCCAAAATCGAGGAGGCCGTACTGAAAGCCCTGGAGATTTCGCCGCCCGAATTGTCGGCTGATATCTACGAAAACGGCATTCACCTGACCGGGGGCGGTGCCCTGCTGCGCGGCCTCGACAAGCGCCTGGCCGTGAAAACCAAGCTGCCGATTCATATTGCCGAAGACCCGTTGCGCGCCGTAGTGCGCGGCACTGGCAAGGCCATCAAGGATATCCAGGCGTTTAAAGGCGTACTGCTGACCTAA
- the rodA gene encoding rod shape-determining protein RodA yields the protein MALPARYSRSLDWVTVGIYTLMVGLGWLTVYAASYSPDVPTNGSLFGNLSFQQLMAFDWFKQILWIGTAVVLIVVLVVIDYKAYDTFAFVLYGIMIALLIITPFIARPIGGSRSWLELGPMRLQPAEFAKFITALAVSRYMASINLRQQNFRDQAVLAGLTLLPPVLILAANETGQALVFAAFLLAYFREGMSPLILVILAAGAIILILALLVPKLWLVGAFTVILALVFAANPKVLRHHLPLSLSVWAVVIGMVFGVDFFFNNVLQDHQRKRIEVLINPSADPLGVGWNVTQSKIAIGSGGLVGKGFLQGTQTKFDFVPAQSTDFIFCTIGEEGGWLGTTVVIVLFMALLGRVLYVAERQKSVFGRTYGYCVASILFFHFAVNIGMTIGLAPVVGIPLPFFSYGGSSLWSFTVLLFILLAIDAYRKQDLVR from the coding sequence ATGGCCTTACCCGCACGCTATAGTCGCAGTCTCGACTGGGTTACCGTCGGCATCTACACCCTGATGGTGGGCCTGGGCTGGCTCACGGTGTATGCGGCCAGCTACTCGCCCGATGTTCCCACCAACGGCAGCCTATTTGGCAACCTGAGCTTCCAGCAGCTCATGGCCTTCGACTGGTTCAAGCAAATCCTGTGGATTGGTACCGCCGTGGTGCTCATCGTGGTGCTCGTCGTTATCGACTACAAGGCCTACGATACGTTTGCCTTCGTGCTTTACGGCATCATGATAGCGCTGCTCATCATCACGCCGTTTATTGCCCGGCCCATTGGCGGGTCGCGCTCCTGGCTCGAGTTGGGGCCCATGCGGCTGCAGCCGGCCGAGTTTGCCAAGTTTATAACCGCGCTGGCCGTGTCGCGCTACATGGCCAGCATCAATCTGCGCCAGCAGAATTTCCGTGACCAGGCCGTGCTGGCCGGGCTCACGCTGCTGCCGCCGGTGCTCATTCTGGCCGCCAATGAAACCGGGCAGGCCCTGGTGTTTGCCGCCTTTTTGCTGGCCTACTTCCGCGAGGGGATGTCGCCGCTGATTCTGGTGATTCTGGCTGCTGGTGCCATCATTCTGATTCTGGCGCTGCTGGTGCCCAAGCTGTGGCTAGTCGGGGCATTTACCGTCATTCTGGCTCTGGTTTTTGCTGCCAACCCCAAAGTGCTGCGTCACCATCTGCCGTTGTCCTTGTCGGTGTGGGCGGTAGTTATTGGCATGGTCTTCGGCGTGGATTTCTTCTTCAACAACGTGCTGCAGGACCACCAGCGTAAGCGCATCGAGGTGCTCATCAACCCCTCGGCCGACCCGCTGGGCGTAGGCTGGAACGTGACCCAGTCCAAGATTGCTATTGGCTCGGGCGGGCTGGTGGGCAAAGGGTTTTTGCAGGGCACCCAAACCAAGTTCGACTTCGTGCCAGCCCAAAGCACCGACTTCATTTTCTGCACCATCGGTGAGGAAGGGGGCTGGCTGGGTACCACGGTGGTTATCGTGCTGTTTATGGCGCTTCTGGGCCGGGTGCTGTACGTGGCCGAGCGGCAGAAATCGGTGTTTGGGCGCACCTACGGCTACTGTGTGGCCAGCATCCTGTTCTTCCACTTTGCTGTCAATATCGGTATGACTATCGGGCTGGCGCCGGTGGTGGGCATTCCGCTGCCGTTCTTCAGCTACGGTGGCTCCTCGCTGTGGTCGTTCACCGTGCTGCTATTCATCCTGCTGGCCATTGATGCCTACCGCAAGCAGGACTTGGTGCGGTAA
- the mreC gene encoding rod shape-determining protein MreC, with protein sequence MNNLLNFLFRYRGILVFGLLEVLSLYLYVRNSSYQKAAFFNSANAYTGEVLAVRTRVYDYFRLFEVNRNLVAENALLRQQLYRSDVAGREADTLPVAQDSVSQARLRKLARPDSLLLGLRQIPARDPDYPLIPARVINNSLRKVDNYLTLNVGSVDGVKPGMGVLAAAGVVGRVKVASEHYATVTSVLHSKTSISAKLQRDGTFGSIKWLGDDPTTALLDYIPRQNKLVRGDTVVTSGYNAIFPEGVMIGRVESFVREPDKNFWTVRVRLSVDFTKLTYVYVVSARPKAERDTVEVRTGIKLEEEEKP encoded by the coding sequence ATGAACAATCTGCTCAACTTCCTTTTCCGCTACCGGGGCATCCTGGTGTTCGGACTATTGGAGGTATTGAGTTTGTATCTGTATGTGCGTAACAGCTCGTACCAGAAAGCGGCGTTTTTCAACTCGGCCAACGCCTATACCGGCGAAGTGCTGGCGGTCCGGACCCGGGTGTACGACTATTTTCGGCTGTTTGAGGTAAACCGAAACCTGGTAGCCGAAAACGCCCTGCTGCGCCAGCAACTCTACCGCTCCGACGTGGCCGGCCGGGAAGCCGATACCCTACCCGTGGCCCAGGACAGCGTGAGCCAGGCCCGCCTGCGCAAGCTGGCTCGCCCGGACTCTCTGTTGCTGGGATTACGCCAGATTCCGGCCCGTGACCCGGATTATCCACTGATTCCGGCCCGAGTTATCAACAATTCGCTTCGAAAAGTGGATAACTACCTTACATTGAACGTCGGCTCCGTGGATGGCGTGAAGCCAGGCATGGGTGTGCTGGCCGCCGCTGGCGTGGTGGGCCGGGTGAAAGTAGCTAGTGAGCATTACGCCACGGTGACTTCCGTGCTGCACTCCAAAACTTCGATTTCGGCCAAGCTGCAGCGCGACGGCACCTTCGGCAGCATCAAGTGGCTTGGCGACGACCCTACCACCGCCTTGCTCGACTACATCCCGCGGCAGAACAAGCTGGTGCGCGGCGACACCGTCGTGACGTCGGGCTACAACGCCATTTTTCCCGAAGGCGTGATGATTGGCCGGGTCGAATCCTTTGTCCGGGAGCCGGATAAGAACTTCTGGACGGTGCGGGTGCGCCTGTCGGTCGATTTCACCAAGCTCACCTACGTGTACGTGGTCAGCGCCCGGCCTAAGGCTGAGCGCGACACAGTGGAAGTTCGTACGGGCATTAAGCTGGAAGAGGAGGAAAAGCCGTGA
- the mrdA gene encoding penicillin-binding protein 2 — protein MQYLEGRKYVVQALFLVVALVFGARLFYIQVLDGSYKLAADRNTLQRIVQVPYRGLIYDRNGQLLVQNIPVYDLMVVPREVKKLDTVRFSQLLQLPLEEIREGLKTARAYSRVKASPLVQNLSTPELAAIQDNLIDFPGFSIKARMARSYKTENMAHALGYVGAITPAFLEKPKYAKYLPGDNLGITGLESFYESVLMGRRGVQYRMVNVRGIEKGAFRGGEFDTLSVAGQDLHTSIDIELQKYGEMLMQGKRGSIVALDPKTGEILAMVSAPMYEPSILTGKGMGNRYMELLNNPERPLFNRPLMATYPPGSVFKMVNELVALQMGVVTPETPFDCNWKLVRCTHRHEPPRNVTIAIKNSCNPYFYQVMRASVLRGRSTNRFEDARLGLAEWRRQVMSFGLGAKLGVDMASEKKGLIPSPEFYDKAYGYHRWGYKTVYSLSIGQGEIGITGLQMANIMATIANRGYYYTPHFVRGIGQGGPLPEYTQRHMTSVDPKYFESVIPGMQAVVDGRGGTGNFASLAQFGISVAGKTGTVQNRHGDDHATFAAFAPAEDPKIAIAVFIENAGFGGTSAAPLASLMIEKYLRGKVVRKNWEYWLQGSAEKFVKRR, from the coding sequence TTGCAATACCTAGAAGGCCGCAAGTACGTCGTTCAGGCCTTATTCCTGGTCGTGGCGCTGGTATTTGGGGCCCGACTCTTCTACATCCAGGTCCTCGACGGCAGCTACAAGCTGGCCGCCGACCGCAACACGCTGCAGCGCATCGTGCAGGTGCCTTACCGCGGCCTGATCTACGACCGTAACGGGCAGCTGCTCGTGCAGAACATTCCGGTGTACGACCTGATGGTGGTGCCCCGGGAGGTAAAAAAGCTCGATACGGTTCGCTTCAGCCAGTTGCTGCAGCTGCCGCTGGAGGAAATCCGGGAGGGGCTGAAAACGGCCCGCGCCTACTCCCGGGTAAAGGCCTCGCCGCTGGTCCAGAACCTGAGCACGCCCGAGCTGGCCGCCATTCAGGACAACCTCATCGACTTTCCCGGCTTCAGCATCAAGGCCCGGATGGCCCGCTCCTACAAAACCGAAAACATGGCTCATGCCCTGGGCTACGTGGGCGCCATTACCCCGGCCTTTCTGGAAAAGCCCAAGTACGCCAAGTACCTGCCCGGCGACAACCTGGGCATTACCGGTCTGGAGTCGTTCTACGAATCGGTGCTGATGGGGCGGCGCGGCGTGCAGTACCGCATGGTCAACGTGCGCGGCATTGAGAAGGGCGCTTTCCGGGGCGGCGAGTTTGATACGCTTTCCGTAGCCGGCCAGGACCTGCACACCAGCATTGACATCGAACTGCAGAAGTACGGGGAGATGCTGATGCAGGGCAAGCGGGGCTCCATCGTGGCCCTCGACCCCAAAACCGGCGAAATCCTGGCCATGGTATCGGCCCCGATGTATGAGCCCTCCATTCTGACCGGCAAGGGCATGGGCAACCGCTACATGGAACTGCTCAATAACCCTGAGCGGCCCTTGTTCAACCGCCCGCTGATGGCGACGTACCCGCCCGGTTCGGTGTTTAAGATGGTAAACGAGCTGGTGGCTTTGCAAATGGGGGTGGTGACGCCCGAAACGCCATTTGATTGCAACTGGAAGCTGGTGCGCTGCACCCACCGCCACGAGCCGCCCCGCAACGTGACCATTGCCATCAAGAACAGCTGCAACCCGTATTTCTACCAGGTGATGCGGGCCAGCGTGCTGCGCGGCCGCTCCACCAACCGTTTCGAAGACGCCCGCCTGGGCCTGGCCGAGTGGCGGCGGCAGGTCATGTCGTTTGGGCTGGGAGCCAAGCTGGGCGTGGACATGGCCAGTGAGAAAAAGGGGCTGATTCCCTCGCCCGAGTTCTACGACAAGGCCTATGGCTACCACCGCTGGGGCTACAAGACGGTGTACTCGCTCAGCATTGGGCAGGGCGAAATCGGTATTACTGGCTTGCAAATGGCGAATATCATGGCCACCATTGCCAACCGCGGCTACTATTACACGCCCCATTTCGTGCGCGGCATCGGGCAGGGCGGGCCGCTGCCTGAGTACACCCAGCGCCACATGACCAGCGTCGACCCGAAGTACTTTGAGTCGGTGATTCCGGGGATGCAGGCCGTGGTCGACGGGCGCGGCGGTACCGGCAACTTCGCCAGCTTGGCCCAGTTCGGTATTTCGGTGGCGGGCAAAACCGGCACCGTGCAAAACCGCCACGGCGACGACCACGCCACCTTCGCTGCCTTTGCCCCGGCCGAAGACCCCAAGATTGCCATTGCCGTGTTCATTGAAAACGCCGGCTTCGGGGGCACCTCGGCCGCGCCCCTGGCTTCGCTCATGATTGAGAAGTATCTGCGAGGCAAAGTGGTGCGCAAGAACTGGGAGTACTGGCTGCAAGGCAGCGCCGAAAAATTCGTAAAACGCCGCTAA